From Corythoichthys intestinalis isolate RoL2023-P3 unplaced genomic scaffold, ASM3026506v1 HiC_scaffold_59, whole genome shotgun sequence, a single genomic window includes:
- the LOC130911581 gene encoding collectin-12-like, giving the protein MKKAQSLLFQALTVLGIWASLGRCCRPTSPPATRPPATRPPVTRPPVTRPPVTVAPATVAPPTGPPVTGPPVTGPPVTVAPVTVAPATGPPLTVAPATGHPATGVPVTGPPVTVAPATVAPATGPPVTVAPATVAPPTGPPVTGPPVTGPPVTVAPATGPPLTVAPATGHPATGVPVTGPPVTVAPATVAPATGRPPTGPPVTVAPVTVAPTTGPRATGPPLTGPDKKVVSPTRRPKSAEGCQAPWRLNNQHSYCFANDSKSWDDAKRYCSSNGGHLLIIRSSAERDWLKEQLDGFDYWIGLKSPYPWKWIDGTPLKSELALWDAGEPNLQNEDCVEMGGRRGRLNDLSCTSLRRYICKRCQDSDEIMYNGIKGTCNLQVDVYQEVSEVLFKERLYAGCIIVIQGKVKPNPTKFIVHLSLGHGEDTPMRIEVDFKDGDLELLTRIGSHVDGKYVNKIVKKDSFPFAAGSDFEMTIECGDDIFRLAVGNDFEVEYENDGYDLQDIHRLLVEDDVTVTNVRLI; this is encoded by the exons ATGAAGAAGGCACAATCGCTCCTTTTCCAAGCGTTGACCGTGCTTGGCATTTGGGCTTCGCTTG GACGCTGCTGCAGGCCTACGAGCCCTCCTGCTACGCGCCCTCCTGCTACGCGCCCTCCTGTTACGCGCCCTCCTGTTACGCgccctcctgttacggtcgctcctgctacggtcgctcctcctacgggccctcctgttacgggccctcctgttacgggccctcctgttacggtcgctcctgttacggtcgctcctgctacgggcCCTCCTcttacggtcgctcctgctacgggcCATCCTGCTACGGGCGTTCCTGTtacgggccctcctgttacggtcgctcctgctacggtcgctcctgctacgggccctcctgttacggtcgctcctgctacggtcgctcctcctacgggccctcctgttacgggccctcctgttacgggccctcctgttacggtcgctcctgctacgggcCCTCCTcttacggtcgctcctgctacgggcCATCCTGCTACGGGCGTTCCTGTtacgggccctcctgttacggtcgctcctgctacggtcgctcctgctacgggcCGTCCTCctacgggccctcctgttacggtagctcctgttacggtcgctcctACTACGGGCCCTCGTGCTACGGGCCCTCCTCTTACGGGCCCTGATAAGAAGGTTGTATCGCCTACTCGACGGCCCAAGTCTGCTGAGGGCTGTCAGGCACCCTGGCGGCTCAACAACCAACATAGTTACTGCTTTGCCAATGACTCTAAATCTTGGGATGATGCCAAACGCTACTGTTCATCCAATGGGGGGCACCTGCTGATAATCCGGAGCAGCGCGGAGAGG GACTGGTTGAAAGAGCAACTCGATGGCTTTGACTACTGGATCGGCCTGAAGAGCCCATACCCGTGGAAGTGGATTGACGGAACTCCTTTGAAATCAGAACTAGC GCTCTGGGATGCAGGTGAGCCTAACCTCCAAAATGAAGACTGTGTTGAGATGGGGGGACGTCGAGGTCGCTTGAACGACCTCTCCTGCACCTCCCTTAGACGTTACATCTGCAAGCGATGCCAAG ATAGCGATGAGATTATGTACAACGGCATTAAAGGCACTTGCAACCTCCAAGTGGATGTGTACCAG GAAGTTTCCGAAGTGCTGTTCAAAGAGCGTCTATACGCTGGCTGCATCATCGTCATCCAAGGAAAAGTGAAGCCGAACCCAACCAA GTTTATCGTCCACCTATCTTTGGGCCACGGTGAAGACACCCCGATGCGCATCGAAGTTGATTTCAAAGATGGGGACCTTGAGCTATTGACCCGCATCGGGAGTCATGTTGATGGAAAGTATGTCAACAAGATCGTCAAAAAGGACTCCTTCCCCTTCGCAGCCGGAAGCGACTTTGAG ATGACCATCGAGTGCGGCGACGACATTTTCCGCTTGGCCGTCGGCAACGACTTTGAGGTGGAATACGAGAATGATGGTTATGATCTGCAAGATATCCACAGGCTGTTGGTGGAGGATGATGTGACAGTCACCAACGTCAGGCTGATTTGA